Proteins from one Nicotiana tabacum cultivar K326 chromosome 23, ASM71507v2, whole genome shotgun sequence genomic window:
- the LOC107832648 gene encoding uncharacterized protein LOC107832648, with translation MFDDSVSTVYSSIWTSMNSWFTPTVLFVLLNLMIGTIAFTSSLANQKPNHPPKQEQQQEEQEYSQNHPQQPSKLIRSPSILQRIKSLNFYNNRSQEPVKDYNFDDTHNQETTFEPQTHYIFEPAPEHTTVVPESTQYIFNQSHQENAQKTQTQYDFQQTHLENLPDTQTQYLFQHTPDQELKNMDQDFHFQQTHQENIQEKSARYIIQHIHEQKLDNTDTHFDFQQTHEENEVEEEEEEGELKSLDEVYNQLKERHVSRSRSDTNPSAGEAPIKLPTKMKKSASMKSPFAHFEEEAIVEARRPATTRERNVKTSDGDINEVDAKADDFINKFKQQLKLQRLDSILRYKEMIGRGS, from the coding sequence ATGTTTGATGACTCTGTATCTACTGTTTATTCTTCAATATGGACATCCATGAATAGCTGGTTCACTCCCACTGTCCTTTTTGTTCTTCTCAATCTCATGATTGGTACCATTGCTTTTACTTCTTCCTTAGCTAACCAAAAGCCAAATCACCCTCCcaaacaagaacaacaacaagaagaacaagaataCTCACAAAATCACCCACAACAACCCTCTAAACTCATTAGATCTCCTTCTATTCTTCAACGCATCAAatctttaaatttctacaacaatAGATCTCAAGAACCTGTTAAAGATTACAACTTTGACGATACCCATAATCAAGAAACCACCTTTGAACCACAAACACATTACATTTTCGAACCAGCTCCAGAACATACTACCGTAGTACCAGAATCTACCCAGTATATTTTCAATCAATCCCATCAAGAAAATGCTCAAAAAACACAAACCCAGTACGATTTCCAGCAAACCCATCTAGAAAATCTCCCAGATACACAAACCCAGTACCTTTTTCAACACACCCCCGACCAAGAACTCAAAAATATGGATCAAGATTTCCACTTTCAGCAAACCCATCAAGAAAATATTCAAGAAAAATCGGCCCGTTACATTATTCAACACATCCATGAACAAAAACTTGATAATACAGATACCCATTTCGATTTTCAGCAAACCCATGAAGAAAATGAggtagaagaagaggaagaagaaggtgAGCTAAAGAGCTTGGATGAAGTATACAATCAGTTAAAGGAACGTCACGTGAGCAGGAGCAGATCAGATACAAATCCATCGGCCGGTGAAGCTCCGATAAAGTTGCCGACGAAGATGAAGAAATCAGCAAGCATGAAATCGCCATTTGCGCATTTTGAAGAGGAGGCTATTGTTGAAGCTCGCCGGCCGGCCACTACAAGGGAGAGAAATGTCAAGACAAGCGACGGAGACATTAATGAAGTAGATGCTAAAGCAGATGATTTCATCAACAAGTTCAAGCAACAGTTGAAGTTACAGAGGTTGGATTCAATTCTCAGGTACAAGGAGATGATTGGTAGAGGGAGCTAA